From the Anguilla anguilla isolate fAngAng1 chromosome 6, fAngAng1.pri, whole genome shotgun sequence genome, one window contains:
- the LOC118229624 gene encoding uncharacterized protein LOC118229624, producing the protein MMLHCLLLLFSAMVDESFQDEITPAAKEVHVLVGNKVKLSCTYTAAASYLYWYRQYPQSKPEFLIFVVNTDRTEGAFTAKHDKNNKTVHLEISSAEVTDSALYYCAGRDQTVSEWEEFLAKSICEPKESTMVSPAPCILILIYVSEEEKTDKRFTVKHDKKNRRVHLEISSAEVTDSALYYCALEPTVTVVPFTPYKNLTLSETREQHKHYFETSSLYV; encoded by the exons ATGATGTTGCACTGTTTATTACTTCTGTTTTCAGCAATGGTGG ATGAAAGTTTTCAGGATGAAATAACACCAGCAGCTAAAGAAGTGCATGTTCTGGTGGGAAATAAAGTCAAACTCTCATGCACTTACACAGCTGCTGCATCCTATCTGTACTGGTATCGCCAATACCCTCAATCCAAACCCGAATTCCTCATCTTTGTTGTGAACACAGACAGGACAGAAGGAGCGTTTACTGCTAAACAcgataaaaataacaaaacagtacatctggagatctcctctgctgaagtgacagactctgctctgtactactgtgcc GGGAGGGACCAAACAGTCAGTGAGTGGGAGGAGTTTCTTGCTAAATCTAT CTGTGAACCCAAAGAATCTACAATGGTATCGCCAGCACCCTGTATCCTCATCCTCATCTATGTAAGTGAAGAGGAAAAGACAGACAAGCGGTTCACCgtaaaacatgataaaaagaACAGGCGTGTGCATCTGGAGATCTCCTCTGCTGAAGTGacagactctgctctgtactactgtgccctgGAGCCCACAGTGACAGTAGTCCCATTTACTCCATACAAAAACCTGACACTGTCTGAGACAAGGGAGCAACATAAGCACTATTTTGAGACTTCGTCATTGTATGTTTAA